From Anaerolineae bacterium:
AGTTGTGGGATAACCGCTATCACGCTGGGCAAGGGGTCCATTCGCCGGCGCAGGCGGCCGCACAGATGACACAGCATGGGATCGAGACAGAGCACCGCCTCGGGCCGCAGAGCTTGCAAGAGGGCGCGCACCGCCGGCCCCAGCAGTGCCTGCGCCAGGGACAGCCGCCAGCGCGCGAGTGCAGGGCGGGAACGCAGTCGTGTATCGAGCCAGGAGCCGGGCCCGGCATGCCGGCGGAGCCATGCGCTCAGGCGTCGGATGAACGCCGGCTGATAGTCCAGGACATCGGCCAGCGTGACCTGAACAGTATCCGAGAGCGCGGTGAGGGCCTGCTGAAGGGCCAGGCCGGCGTTCCATGCGCCGCGATCATGCTGGGATGCCAGGATAAGGACTTGCCGGCGGCCGGCTTCCATGTCGGCGGCACAGCGCTCCTGCACCCGAGCGCGGTACACCGCCGGCATGTTGGCCAACGTGATAAGCCAGGTGATGAGGATTAACCCCGTCAGGATAAAGCACACGGTGGGAATGCCCAGGGTGTCGGCCACCGCGCCCAACCCTAGCATCGGCGGGATGCCGATCAGGTTGGAGAGCAGGAACTGGACGGAATAGACGCGCCCTCGGATGTAGGACGGCGAGCGCTCCTGGATGGCGGTCTGGGAGACGGTGTTGAGGGTGGCCATCCAGAAGCCGGCCAGCAGAGCGATCGCCATGATGCCCATGGTCAGGGTGAAGGCATGGCCCGGGTAAATCTCAAACAGCGGGGCGCGGGCCGAAAGATGCCCACGGCTGAGGTATCCCAGCAGGCCAAAGGCCAGCGCAGAGCCCATCAGGGCCAGGCTGGCCCAGGCCTCGCGCGCCAGCCGGCGGCCCCAGCGGCCCAGGGCCGCGGTGGAGAGCGCCATGCCCACGCCGGCCGGCGAGAATATATACACGGCGTCCTCGGCAGACATGCCCAGCACGCGGGCGGCGAAACCGGGCGCCATCATGCCCATCACCATGAGCAGGGTGGCGATAAGGGTCACGTGCCCCATCGGGATAGCGATCTCGCGGCGCGAGACGACGAAGGCCAGGCCCTCGCGCAGTTCGTGCCAGGTGCGGCGCAGGGACGAGACAGCGGCCGGCGCCGCGCGGGGAGCCGGCCGGTCCGGCGGCAGGCTGATCGCCAGGCCGGTGACGGCCAAATAGGCAACGGAAAGGATCAGGAAGGTGATGGGAATACCGAGGAACTTGACCGCCAGCGGCACCAGCACCAGCAGGCCGATGCCTTGCGCCAGAATGGAGGTGAGATTGAACAGCGCGTTGGCCGCCAGCAGATTGGATTCGCCGACGACGAGCGGCACCTTGGCCCACATGGCCGGCGCCAGGAACTGCCCCAGCGTGGCCGAGACGAAGGTGACCAGATACATGGCCACCAGCGCCTGCCAGCCCGTCAGCAGTTTCAGCGCCAGCACATACCCGAAGATGCTCAAGGCGCGGAGGAGGTTGGAGACCACCAGCACCGTTTTTTTGGAGAGCCGGTCCACCACCACGCCGGCCAGCGTGCTGAACAGCACCCCCGGCAGGCTGAACGCCAGGATCATAAAGCCCACATAGGTTGTGGAACCGGTGAGATGCTCGATGGCGACCATCTGGGCAAAGTGAATGCCGTTCTGCGCGGAAAGCCCGATGGTCTCCACCAACCACAGACGCACGAAGGCTGGGTTATTCAACAGGCTGAGAAAGCCCTGGTGTCTCTCCGAGCTCATGCCAGCAGGCTTGTCCTTCACGGAAGTTGGGGAGGAGATGTGCCGGCGGCATCTGGAAGCGGTTCATCGAGCCACTTTTTGACCCGTTTGAGAAACGTACTGCGGGGCAACAGCACGCGCCGGCCGCATCCCAGACAGCGGATGCCGATATCCGTGCCCAACCGCACCACCACCCACTTATCGGACCCGCAGGGATGGGGTTTGCGCAACTGCACCACCTGCCCCATGCGGATCTCCCGATACTCTGACATCACCATCTCCCTTTTCCCCGCAGAAATGACCTCGCCTTGGGATTCCGCCGGCATTATAACACAAAGGCGTCCCACTGCGAAACGTCTGGATACGACAGGCATATGGAATACCCCGGCGCCGCACAGTTTCTGCTTCTCGCGCAGGTATGCTATAATCAAGAGGAAAGAGCCCGCAGGTTTTCCTGCGGGGGAAAATGAAAGGATAGGGATCCATGCTCTTCAGCGGCTTGAGCTTTGCCGATATTATCTCGCGTATTATCGCCTTGTTGATAGCCATCACGGTGCACGAGGCGGCGCACGCCTGGTCCGCCTTTCGGCTGGGGGACCCGACGGCGAAGAATATGGGCCGGCTGACGCTGAACCCCCTGCGCCATCTGGATCCGCTGGGAAGCCTGATGCTGTTGGTGGCCGGCGTGGGCTGGGGCAAGCCCGTTCCGGTGAACCCGTGGAATTTCCGCACAAGCCCCAAGGCCGGCATGGCCATCACCTCCTTCGCCGGCCCCTTTTCCAACCTGGTGGTCGCGGCCCTGGTGTCTCTGCTCATCCGCTTCGGCAACCTGCCCTTGTCACTGCGGGGGAGCGCCGTACTCCCGGGTCTGGGGGATATCCTCTTCAGCATCATCCTGTTGAACATCGGGCTGGCCATCTTCAACCTGATTCCCATCGCCCCGCTGGACGGATTCAGCGTGGCCCTGGGGCTCCTGCCCCGCCGCTGGGCACTGCAGTACGCCCGGCTGGAGCAGTACGGCCCTATTATCCTGGTGGGATTGTTCGCCGCCGGCTGGATACTGCCCGTTGACCCATTGGGCATGCTGATGCGGCCGGCGTTCGCCTTCTTCCTGAAACTGTTCCTGGGCTTCTGACCCATGGGTGCAGTCTATCGGGTATCGCAGTTCCTGCGGGCGCTGAAGGCGCGGCTCTCGCCGGCGGAGCGCGAATGGGCGCGCTCCCTGCTGACGCCGGCCGCCGCCAAGCTGTTCGAGGGACTGCCGCGTCAGGACCAGCGCCACGGCATGGATGTGGCGCTGGCACTACGGGACGCCGGCGTGGTGGAGCCGGCCGTGCTGGCCGCGGCGCTCCTGCATGACGCCGGCAAGGCCCGCAGTCACCTGACGCTCTTTCACCGCACGGCGGTGGTGCTCCTGCAGGCGGGACAGCCGGCCCTGCTCCATACCCTGGGGGAGGAGGAGCGGCAGGATTGGCGCCGGCCCTTCTGGGTGCACCTCCATCACCCGGAGATCGGCGCAGAGCTGGCCGAGGCCGCTGGCTGTGAGGAGCTGACCGTCTGGCTGATACGCCACCATCACCGGCCGGCGGGAGAGATCCCAGATGCTCACCGCCGCGCCTTGTTGGAGCTGTTCCAGCATCTGGATAACTCCCATTAAGGGAAGGAGGGGGTAATGCCTCCCAAAGCACAGATCACCATCATTGGATTGGGCCTTATCGGCACCTCGCTGGGCCTGGCACTGAAGCGGGCCGGCGGCAACTTTGACATCGTCGGCCACGACCGCGAGCCGGAGGTGGCCGCCCGGGCGCGCAAACGGGGCGCCGTGGACCAGACCGCCTGGAACCTGATCGCGGCGGTGGAAAACGCCGATGTCATCCTGCTGGCCATCCCTATCTCCGCCGTCGAAGCGACCCTGGAGGCCATCGCCGGCGACCTGAAAGAGGGATGCATCATCCTGGATACCTGCACCATCAAGCGGCCGGTGCTGGAATGGGCG
This genomic window contains:
- a CDS encoding MFS transporter codes for the protein MSSERHQGFLSLLNNPAFVRLWLVETIGLSAQNGIHFAQMVAIEHLTGSTTYVGFMILAFSLPGVLFSTLAGVVVDRLSKKTVLVVSNLLRALSIFGYVLALKLLTGWQALVAMYLVTFVSATLGQFLAPAMWAKVPLVVGESNLLAANALFNLTSILAQGIGLLVLVPLAVKFLGIPITFLILSVAYLAVTGLAISLPPDRPAPRAAPAAVSSLRRTWHELREGLAFVVSRREIAIPMGHVTLIATLLMVMGMMAPGFAARVLGMSAEDAVYIFSPAGVGMALSTAALGRWGRRLAREAWASLALMGSALAFGLLGYLSRGHLSARAPLFEIYPGHAFTLTMGIMAIALLAGFWMATLNTVSQTAIQERSPSYIRGRVYSVQFLLSNLIGIPPMLGLGAVADTLGIPTVCFILTGLILITWLITLANMPAVYRARVQERCAADMEAGRRQVLILASQHDRGAWNAGLALQQALTALSDTVQVTLADVLDYQPAFIRRLSAWLRRHAGPGSWLDTRLRSRPALARWRLSLAQALLGPAVRALLQALRPEAVLCLDPMLCHLCGRLRRRMDPLPSVIAVIPQLARVDPLWAQGEIDWCVVPTQMAAENARAAGIPPAKVHVLGLPIHPSLSAEGLPKDQMRRQLGWDEHLPTVLVVCGRRWSRSFWECCRALAESRQAMQIIIAGVSSPRRMRRLKSLPWQVPVRILPFVEHLPALLQASDVLITRAGSSIIAEALAARLPVLLLPEEGQDDASVALVVGAGCGAVLDPPAHVGMVLAEWLRPANPLLAEMAERAGRLADPHAAVRIAAHVLRWMDEESGAAVSDSAHVVVQYENPDAVQDTG
- a CDS encoding DUF951 domain-containing protein — translated: MSEYREIRMGQVVQLRKPHPCGSDKWVVVRLGTDIGIRCLGCGRRVLLPRSTFLKRVKKWLDEPLPDAAGTSPPQLP
- a CDS encoding site-2 protease family protein, which codes for MLFSGLSFADIISRIIALLIAITVHEAAHAWSAFRLGDPTAKNMGRLTLNPLRHLDPLGSLMLLVAGVGWGKPVPVNPWNFRTSPKAGMAITSFAGPFSNLVVAALVSLLIRFGNLPLSLRGSAVLPGLGDILFSIILLNIGLAIFNLIPIAPLDGFSVALGLLPRRWALQYARLEQYGPIILVGLFAAGWILPVDPLGMLMRPAFAFFLKLFLGF